In the Phaseolus vulgaris cultivar G19833 chromosome 7, P. vulgaris v2.0, whole genome shotgun sequence genome, one interval contains:
- the LOC137830648 gene encoding nudix hydrolase 23, chloroplastic-like — translation MDSCSDHSPSSSLHSTGDVQNVKFCQWCGGPTKHGIPEGEERFRAICTSCGKISYQNPKMVVGCLIEHDNKVLLCKRKIEPSYGLWTLPAGYLEIGESAMEGAIRETREEANADVEVISPFAQLDIPLIGQTYIIFLARLKTPHFSPGPESSECQLFPLNEIPFSSLSFSSMVVTLSLYVEDMKAGRKPKFHYGTINKRPGTSASDIHAYTLDQHMQS, via the exons ATGGATTCTTGTTCTGATCACTCTCCTTCGTCATCTCTTCATTCTACT GGAGATGTTCAAAACGTTAAGTTCTGTCAGTGGTGTGGTGGTCCAACGAAGCATGGAATACCTGAAGGAGAAGAAAGATTCAGAGCCATATGTACCAGCTGTGGGAAGATTTCCTATCAGAACCCGAAAATG GTAGTTGGTTGCCTCATTGAACACGATAACAAGGTCCTCCTTTGCAAGCGGAAGATTGAACCATCTTATGGCCTATG GACACTTCCTGCTGGTTATCTGGAAATTGGAGAGTCAGCTATGGAAGGTGCCATCAGGGAAACAAGGGAGGAAGCCAATGCGGATGTGGAAGTGATTTCTCCCTTTGCTCAACTAGATATTCCTTTAATTGGCCAG ACTTATATAATCTTCTTAGCAAGGTTGAAAACCCCCCATTTTTCACCTGGTCCAGAATCATCAGAATGCCAGCTTTTCCCTCTGAATGAAATACCTTTCAGTTCTCTATCCTTTTCATCAATGGTGGTCACTTTAAGTTTG TATGTTGAAGATATGAAGGCAGGAAGAAAGCCTAAATTCCATTATGGTACTATTAACAAAAG GCCTGGTACTAGTGCTTCTGACATTCATGCCTACACACTGGATCAACATATGCAGTCATGA
- the LOC137830647 gene encoding probable L-type lectin-domain containing receptor kinase S.5 yields the protein MQLPWLVKYQYAATLLVTIALTKVTCFHFNFPTFQPQDESNLLLHKNAKIYLDAIQVTPDIRGPIHNYSGRAFYRKPYQLWKQKKNQNQIASFNTTFVLNITPQTTPGGEGVAFILTSDTTLPENSDGEWLGIVNATSNGTSQAGILAVEFDTRHSFTEDGPDNHVGVNINSINSIQQVSLINARVNLSSGQDVKFHIQFFNGIISVFGSMNGTSEDSMETLLVTPPLNVSSFLQQEVYLGFSASTSNYTQLNCVRSWEFSGDDIRDNDKSLLWVYVTVPTAIVFIIIGGLVIFFLRRKKSGHMEGPEDAYPRIEDQIQYSSMAPKKFRLKEITKATAGFSPQNKLGQGGFGTVYKGLLENKEVAVKRISKNSRQGKQEFVAEVTTIGSLHHRNLVKLTGWCYENRELLLVYEFMPNGSLDKYLFGEIFFGNCGLEGGYSLTLDWETRHRVIHGVAQALDYLHNGCEKRVLHRDIKASNIMLDSDYNAKLGDFGLARTIEQRNETHHSTKEIAGTPGYMAPETFLTGRATVETDVYAFGVLVLEVVCGKRPGNVYAQDDYKNSIVYWVWDLHGKGKVAGAVDGRLKKEEIKEEEVECVLVLGLACCHPNPHQRPSMRSVLQVLNGEAAPPEVAKERPAFMWPAMPPSFKEAEDSSLIQGTLTPFTEITGR from the coding sequence ATGCAGCTCCCTTGGTTAGTCAAATACCAATATGCAGCAACACTCTTGGTCACCATTGCCCTTACCAAAGTTACCTGTTTTCATTTCAATTTCCCTACCTTCCAACCACAGGATGAGTCTAATCTATTGCTGCACAAGAATGCAAAAATATACTTAGATGCAATCCAAGTAACCCCTGATATTCGTGGTCCTATACATAACTATTCTGGACGTGCTTTCTATAGAAAGCCATACCAACTTTGGAAACAGAAGAAGAACCAAAACCAAATAGCTTCCTTCAACACCACTTTTGTGCTCAACATCACTCCACAAACTACCCCTGGTGGTGAAGGTGTGGCCTTCATCCTAACTTCAGATACGACTCTCCCAGAAAACAGTGATGGAGAATGGCTTGGTATTGTAAATGCTACTTCCAATGGAACTTCACAAGCTGGTATTCTAGCAGTGGAGTTTGACACAAGACACAGTTTCACAGAAGATGGCCCTGACAATCATGTTGGTGTCAACATAAACAGCATCAACTCCATCCAACAGGTTTCGTTAATAAACGCTCGGGTCAATCTTTCGTCAGGTCAAGATGTCAAATTTCACATTCAGTTCTTCAATGGCATAATATCGGTTTTTGGTTCCATGAATGGAACTTCTGAAGATTCTATGGAGACCCTCTTGGTAACTCCACCTCTTAATGTATCTTCCTTTCTTCAACAAGAGGTTTACCTTGGTTTCTCTGCCTCAACAAGTAACTACACTCAGCTGAATTGTGTAAGATCGTGGGAATTCAGTGGTGATGATATTAGAGATAATGACAAAAGTCTCTTGTGGGTTTATGTTACTGTTCCAACAGCGattgtttttattatcattGGTGGGTTGGTGATATTTTTCTTGCGCCGGAAAAAGAGTGGCCATATGGAGGGGCCAGAGGATGCATATCCAAGGATAGAGGATCAGATTCAATATTCCTCTATGGCTCCGAAGAAGTTTAGGCTAAAGGAAATAACAAAAGCAACTGCTGGATTCAGCCCTCAAAACAAGCTTGGACAAGGAGGGTTTGGAACTGTGTATAAGGGGCTATTGGAAAATAAGGAGGTAGCTGTAAAGAGaatctccaagaactcacgccaGGGGAAGCAAGAGTTTGTGGCAGAAGTGACAACAATTGGAAGCCTTCACCATAGAAATTTGGTGAAACTCACTGGttggtgctatgagaatagagAGCTCCTCCTTGTGTACGAGTTCATGCCTAATGGCAGCCTAGACAAGTACCTCTTTGGTGAAATATTTTTTGGTAATTGTGGGCTTGAAGGAGGGTATTCTCTGACACTGGATTGGGAAACTAGGCACAGAGTGATACATGGGGTGGCTCAAGCACTTGACTACCTTCACAATGGGTGTGAGAAGAGGGTTCTCCACAGAGACATCAAGGCCAGCAACATAATGTTGGACTCAGATTACAATGCCAAGTTGGGAGACTTTGGATTGGCTAGAACAATTGAGCAGAGAAATGAAACACATCACTCTACAAAAGAGATTGCAGGCACACCCGGGTACATGGCCCCTGAAACCTTTCTGACTGGAAGAGCAACAGTGGAGACAGATGTGTATGCATTTGGGGTTCTTGTGTTGGAAGTAGTGTGTGGAAAGAGGCCAGGGAATGTGTATGCACAAGATGACTACAAGAACAGCATTGTGTATTGGGTGTGGGATTTGCATGGGAAGGGAAAAGTAGCTGGTGCTGTTGATGGAAGGTTAAAGAAGGAGGAGATTAAGGAGGAAGAGGTGGAGTGTGTTCTTGTTCTTGGCTTGGCATGTTGCCATCCAAACCCACACCAAAGGCCATCCATGAGAAGTGTCCTTCAGGTTCTGAATGGGGAAGCAGCTCCACCTGAAGTGGCTAAGGAAAGACCAGCTTTTATGTGGCCTGCTATGCCTCCATCCTTCAAAGAAGCTGAAGATAGCTCCCTCATCCAGGGAACACTCACTCCTTTCACTGAAATCACTGGAAGGTGA